A window of Peromyscus eremicus chromosome 7, PerEre_H2_v1, whole genome shotgun sequence contains these coding sequences:
- the LOC131914380 gene encoding LOW QUALITY PROTEIN: heterogeneous nuclear ribonucleoprotein A1-like (The sequence of the model RefSeq protein was modified relative to this genomic sequence to represent the inferred CDS: deleted 1 base in 1 codon) codes for MSKSESPKEPEQLWKLFFGGLSFETTESLRSHFEQWGTLMDCMVMRDPNTKRSRGFGFVTYAITVEEVDAAMSARPHKVDGRVVEPKRAVSREDPQRPGAHLTVKKIFVGGIKEDTEEHHLQDYFEQYGKTEVIEIVTDRGGGEKRGFAFVTLDEHDSVDKIVTQKYHTVNGHNCEVRKAPSKQEMVSALSSQRGRSGSGSFGGDRGGSFGGNDNFGRGGNFSGRGGFSGSCGGGGGYGGSGDGYNGFGNDGSNFGGGGSYSNFGNDNNQSSNFGPMKGGNFGGRSSGSCGGGQYFAKPRNQGGYGGSSSSSSYGRGRRF; via the exons ATGTCCAAGTCAGAGTCTCCCAAAGAGCCGGAACAGCTGTGGAAGCTCTTCTTTGGAGGGCTGAGCTTTGAAACAACTGAGAGCCTGAGGAGCCATTTTGAGCAATGGGGGACACTCATGGACTGCATGGTCATGAGAGATCCAAACACCAAGCGATCCAGGGGCTTTGGGTTCGTCACATACGCCATT ACTGTGGAGGAAGTGGATGCCGCTATGAGTGCAAGACCACACAAGGTGGACGGAAGAGTTGTGGAACCTAAGAGAGCTGTGTCAAGAGAAGATCCTCAGAGACCGGGTGCCCACTTAACTGTGAAAAAGATCTTTGTTGGCGGTATTAAAGAAGACACTGAGGAACATCACCTGCAAGATTATTTTGAGCAGTATGGAAAAACTGAAGTGATTGAAATCGTGACTGACAGAGGCGGTGGAGAAAAGAGGGGGTTTGCTTTTGTCACCTTGGATGAGCATGACTCTGTGGACAAGATTGTTACTCAGAAATACCATACTGTGAATGGCCACAACTGTGAGGTAAGAAAAGCCCCGTCAAAGCAGGAGATGGTTAGTGCTTTGTCCAGCCAAAGAGGTCGAAGTGGTTCTGGAAGCTTTGGTGGTGATCGTGGAGGCAGTTTTGGTGGCAATGACAATTTTGGTCGAGGGGGGAACTTCAGTGGTCGTGGTGGCTTCAGTGgcagctgtggtggtggtggtggatatgGTGGCAGTGGGGATGGCTATAATGGATTTGGTAATGATGGAAGCAACTTTGGAGGTGGTGGAAGCTACAGTAATTTTGGCAATGACAACAATCAGTCTTCAAATTTTGGACCAATGAAGGGAGGAAACTTTGGAGGTAGAAGTTCTGGCTCTTGTGGTGGTGGCCAGTACTTTGCTAAACCACGAAACCAAGGTGGCTATGGTGGttctagcagcagcagcagctatggCCGTGGCAGGAGGTTCTAA